From Nicotiana tabacum cultivar K326 chromosome 20, ASM71507v2, whole genome shotgun sequence, one genomic window encodes:
- the LOC107782402 gene encoding uncharacterized protein LOC107782402 gives MAESNSENYPSLPSNYVSIAQLQERWLKEKQRKQQEQEKQEKKNPQNPVLQNHQKHKNLQNRENHSGKGWREVDLIAKEPKSKAVKITAPVVEESIDGGSREKFKKKTKKGYFRNGKPRVERDETNNMAKVSTSDVAKEEISIVESVENGGKELSKVKYQQNGKYKEVKEVATLCVVEEVGENKVDKEHEKKKGYFRTRKPRIERDGTGNVAKDSTINVAKEAIMTVDNVENGGRELFKGKYQYNGKYKEIKEVATVCMVVEVGENNVDKEHEKKKGYFRKREPRVETDGKGDTAKVSRMNVVKEEIMTVDSEKIGGRELSKGKYKWNGEYKEFKEVATVCMVEVVCENKVDKKHEKEEELLVDVKERSNENVRVRGGAFHGYVDNRRDVPLIDKIEKDVRNLSLSDRRRYGGHRRPSVGVYSGDKWRYGTTSRRYELRKMLKNVWVKKGESSNGSVTETETQVDFSSQSTSQSQLCSQ, from the exons ATGGCTGAGTCTAATTCTGAAAATTACCCTTCACTCCCCTCCAATTACGTCTCCATAGCCCAACTCCAAGAACGATGGCTCAaggagaaacaaagaaaacaacaagaacaggaaaaacaagaaaagaaaaacccaCAAAATCCAGTtcttcaaaatcatcaaaaacaTAAAAATCTGCAAAATCGTGAAAATCACAGTGGAAAAGGTTGGCGTGAGGTGGATTTGATTGCTAAAGAACCTAAGTCAAAGGCGGTCAAAATCACTGCTCCTGTGGTTGAAGAAAGTATTGATGGAGGATCAAgggaaaaatttaagaagaaaacgAAAAAGGGCTATTTTCGAAATGGGAAACCTAGGGTTGAAAGAGATGAAACAAATAATATGGCTAAAGTTTCAACCTCTGATGTGGCCAAGGAAGAAATCAGTATAGTAGAGAGCGTCGAAAATGGTGGAAAAGAATTATCTAAGGTTAAATATCAGCAGAATGGAAAATATAAGGAGGTCAAAGAAGTGGCTACTCTTTGCGTGGTGGAGGAGGTAGGAGAAAACAAGGTAGATAAGGAACATGAGAAGAAAAAGGGCTATTTTAGGACAAGGAAACCTAGGATTGAAAGAGATGGAACGGGAAATGTGGCTAAAGATTCAACTATTAATGTGGCCAAGGAAGCAATCATGACAGTGGATAATGTGGAAAATGGTGGAAGAGAATTATTTAAGGGTAAATATCAGTATAATGGAAAATATAAGGAGATCAAAGAAGTGGCTACTGTTTGCATGGTGGTGGAGGTAGGAGAAAACAATGTAGATAAGGAACATGAGAAGAAAAAGGGCTATTTTAGAAAAAGGGAACCTAGGGTTGAAACAGATGGAAAAGGAGATACGGCTAAAGTTTCAAGAATGAATGTGGTCAAGGAAGAAATCATGACAGTGGATAGTGAGAAAATTGGTGGAAGAGAATTATCTAAGGGTAAATATAAGTGGAATGGTGAGTATAAGGAATTTAAAGAAGTAGCTACTGTTTGTATGGTGGAGGTGGTATGTGAAAACAAGGTAGATAAGAAACACGAGAAGGAGGAAGAGCTTTTAGTTGATGTGAAAGAAAGAAGTAATGAGAACGTAAGAGTGAGAGGTGGCGCATTTCATGGATATGTTGATAATAGGAGAGATGTACCCTTGATAGATAAGATTGAGAAAGATGTTAGGAATTTGTCATTGAGTGATAGGAGGAGGTATGGTGGCCACAGGAGGCCGAGTGTCGGGGTGTATAGTGGTGACAAGTGGAGATATGGGACTACTTCCAGAAGGTATGAACTGCgaaaaatgttgaaaaatgtGTGGGTTAAAAAGGGGGAGTCTTCAAATGGTAGTGTTACTGAGACTGAAACTCAG GTTGATTTTTCAAGCCAAAGCACAAGTCAGAGTCAGCTGTGCTCTCAGTGA
- the LOC107828019 gene encoding protein SOB FIVE-LIKE 5 — translation MNISASECTNECESGWTMYFDEFSYSADKCNGVKGRNNIHEIGGRGKTVNVDDEDLSMVSDASSGPPLFHEDEENGHVFYPLVSEYTMAKQKRKIKEQSGKQHNLCLDDTASSTVSSFPKDTTGFYNDTTYMEQVAGYSGTYSKGKSAVGKHFGFLKTSLKGKASSEKSGSLKGRKKG, via the exons ATGAACATATCAGCTTCTGAATGCACTAATGAGTGTGAATCTGGATGGACAATGTACTTTGATGAATTCTCATATTCAGCAGATAAATGCAATGGAGTTAAGGGGAGAAATAATATTCATGAAATAGGAGGTAGGGGAAAAACAGTAAATGTGGATGACGAAGATTTGTCTATGGTTTCTGATGCTTCATCTGGTCCACCACTTTTccatgaggatgaagaaaatggACATGTTTTTTATCCTTTGGTTTCTGAATACACAATGGCAAAGCAAAAGAGGAAAATAAAAGAGCAGAGTGGAAAACAACACAATCTTTGTCTTGATGATACTGCTAGTTCTACAGTTTCCAGCTTCCCAAAG GACACCACAGGTTTTTATAATGATACAACTTACATGGAGCAAGTAGCAGGCTACTCTGGAACATACTCCAAG GGTAAATCTGCTGTGGGGAAACATTTTGGTTTCTTGAAAACATCTCTGAAGGGGAAAGCTTCATCTGAGAAATCTG GTTCTTTGAAGGGAAGAAAGAAGGGATGA